From Anopheles darlingi chromosome 2, idAnoDarlMG_H_01, whole genome shotgun sequence, the proteins below share one genomic window:
- the LOC125947894 gene encoding TLD domain-containing protein 2 isoform X11, translating into MCELLNLAPYGDQVLSMSTDDYRKATLFASSSFDQDFQIPDLIGQTEILSEEHREKLCAHLPARAEGYSWSLVFSTSLHGFSLNSLYRKMHKLESPILIVIEDTEHNVFGALTSCSLHVSDHFYGTGESLLYKFNPHFKVFHWSGENLYFIKGNPESLAIGAGDGKFGLWLDGDLNQGRSQHCSTYSNEPLAPQEDFVIKTLECWAFV; encoded by the exons GTCCTGTCTATGAGCACAGATGACTACCGAAAGGCAACACTGTTTGCATCCAGTTCGTTCGATCAGGACTTCCAGATACCGGATCTGATTGGCCAAACAGAAATCCTCAGCGAAGAGCATAg GGAGAAGCTGTGCGCCCATCTGCCGGCCCGTGCCGAGGGTTACTCCTGGTCGCTAGTGTTCAGCACGTCGCTCCATGGCTTCTCGCTGAACTCGCTGTACCGGAAGATGCACAAGCTGGAGAGCCCCATCCTGATCGTGATAGAAGATACCGAGCACAAT GTATTCGGTGCGCTGACATCCTGCTCGCTGCACGTATCGGATCACTTCTATGGTACCGGCGAGTCGCTGCTCTACAAGTTCAATCCACACTTCAAGGTGTTCCACTGGAGCGGAGAGAATCTGTACTTCATCAAGGGCAACCCGGAAAGCTTGGCGATCGGTGCGGGAGA TGGCAAATTTGGTCTTTGGCTGGATGGCGATTTAAATCAGGGACGATCGCAGCACTGCAGCACGTACTCAAACGAACCGTTAGCACCGCAGGAAGATTTCGTCATCAAAACACTCGAGTGTTGGGCCTTCGTTTAA
- the LOC125947894 gene encoding TLD domain-containing protein 2 isoform X10, with translation MTSKSKINRLTKYLKTKVLSMSTDDYRKATLFASSSFDQDFQIPDLIGQTEILSEEHREKLCAHLPARAEGYSWSLVFSTSLHGFSLNSLYRKMHKLESPILIVIEDTEHNVFGALTSCSLHVSDHFYGTGESLLYKFNPHFKVFHWSGENLYFIKGNPESLAIGAGDGKFGLWLDGDLNQGRSQHCSTYSNEPLAPQEDFVIKTLECWAFV, from the exons GTCCTGTCTATGAGCACAGATGACTACCGAAAGGCAACACTGTTTGCATCCAGTTCGTTCGATCAGGACTTCCAGATACCGGATCTGATTGGCCAAACAGAAATCCTCAGCGAAGAGCATAg GGAGAAGCTGTGCGCCCATCTGCCGGCCCGTGCCGAGGGTTACTCCTGGTCGCTAGTGTTCAGCACGTCGCTCCATGGCTTCTCGCTGAACTCGCTGTACCGGAAGATGCACAAGCTGGAGAGCCCCATCCTGATCGTGATAGAAGATACCGAGCACAAT GTATTCGGTGCGCTGACATCCTGCTCGCTGCACGTATCGGATCACTTCTATGGTACCGGCGAGTCGCTGCTCTACAAGTTCAATCCACACTTCAAGGTGTTCCACTGGAGCGGAGAGAATCTGTACTTCATCAAGGGCAACCCGGAAAGCTTGGCGATCGGTGCGGGAGA TGGCAAATTTGGTCTTTGGCTGGATGGCGATTTAAATCAGGGACGATCGCAGCACTGCAGCACGTACTCAAACGAACCGTTAGCACCGCAGGAAGATTTCGTCATCAAAACACTCGAGTGTTGGGCCTTCGTTTAA
- the LOC125947903 gene encoding serine/threonine-protein kinase par-1 isoform X2: MQRTFGGMSPASRAGVYDGKIAGLYDLEETLGSGHFAVVKLARHVFTGEKVAVKVIEKTKLDEISRAHLFQEVRCMKLVQHPNVVRLYEVIDTQTKLYLILELGDGGDLYDYIMRHEKGLSENVAREYFRQIVRAISYCHQLHVVHRDLKPENVVFFEKLGVVKLTDFGFSNKFCPGQKLETSCGSLAYSAPEILLGDSYDAPAVDVWSLGVILFMLVCGQPPFQEANDSETLTMIMDCKYTMPDHVSDGCRTLISRMLVREPEKRATLQQIAQNEWLMEGSCEETPENQPLVSREQVSEDDHSLIIQKMINGKIATKEEILEALDRNEYNHITATYFLLAERKLRAHRQEEAQKRKPELTLPVSNSARVSNFKKTDTEDEDDDTQNSALLSSRLGMHLSVPRTPGTDAGQTGRSRKCSIVQEEEDDEDDVHCAGHEELSTPLNRRGSRSEGRLNVTVQDRIAESERLKLEAKKYQQLEQSKLSSDGDEGPSADELDGSSGHHAHHQITSSPLLGGIGNVTLITSENSSTKDRLGIAGGGLHRKPMPELKRSVVAAGSIDSKKASILKPTLVKITDGPGVRSGSFDQCMRNLSCGGGELVTTKIITDSSTITIPIPTLNIVTASTIPKYKTMPSPTRSNAILTSTTNCLNEIFEEGTDVGSSADSASTTPRPLVRSQQFRQAAANGGGAAADGGTATNITISGTTCTGSGSNVHRRSRFNKSRTASCSSSDASDDDSENRKKRAHKIVDANGGKPLTQRRDSHDDSSDSQDPGSNAAAGAGGTANRVAQFKNGSGINGGTERNGGESSGGRTGSGGGSGGGSGSGGSGAQSSLADGNSGARSQKGLQQQQSVDFRRHRGRRRPVETRLRESQSLNRITEVQESEVSHSVAQQLANCSAVVATPVVALVSSANTAITNNTATTVDESNDAERSCDKVEVITEKVSQAITTLGATDTGKELTSEASDGASSTIVKSPQAKQHTKPKGFSARIFHTFKKQSAAAVPSANATNSTTNSKMASNPLNEAPSATSGDEIEIVVELAKALNNAAATVADGAAGCKGGSGGNTKKIKILGRYFQRGRLYKAQSCGSIVRDRVNVNPNGGSSGAHNTSTARHSTIFSEKNRIIKNCLGGSGGSAAGVGVGGSRHLGSDSDINHNNGGSHHHSSGFLAALTANSTCVSSTDISNGGDGCGGTIGTVPTSLGADHSASVGVAAASVLAGPATTVTPVPIKTA; the protein is encoded by the exons atGCAGCGAACATTCGGTGGTATGTCACCGGCCAGCCGGGCTGGTGTGTACGACGGAAAGATCGCGGGTCTGTACGATCTGGAGGAGACACTGGGATCCGGTCACTTTGCCGTGGTCAAGCTTGCGCGCCACGTCTTCACCGGTGAGAAGGTGGCGGTGAAGGTAATCGAGAAAACGAAACTGGATGAGATCTCGCGGGCCCATCTGTTCCAGGAAGTCCG CTGTATGAAACTGGTTCAGCACCCGAACGTCGTGCGGTTGTACGAGGTGATCGACACGCAAACCAAGCTCTACCTTATACTGGAGCTCGGCGATGGGGGCGATCTGTATGACTACATTATGCGCCACGAGAAAGGCCTGTCGGAGAATGTGGCTCGCGAATACTTTCGACAGATAGTGCGCGCTATCTCCTACTGTCATCAGCTACATGTCGTTCACAG GGATTTGAAACCGGAGAATGtggtatttttcgaaaagcTGGGCGTTGTGAAGTTAACCGATTTTGGGTTTAGTAATAAATTCTGTCCGGGCCAAAAGCTGGAGACGTCTTGCGGAAGTTTGGCATATTCGGCCCCAGAGATTCTGCTCGGTGATTCGTACGACGCACCGGCTGTTG ATGTCTGGTCATTGGGTGTGATACTGTTCATGCTGGTCTGTGGACAGCCCCCGTTTCAAGAGGCAAACGACTCCGAGACGCTCACCATGATCATGGACTGTAAATATACGATGCCGGATCACGTTTCAGACGGCTGCCGGAC ACTTATCAGTCGAATGTTGGTACGGGAACCGGAAAAGCGGGCAACGCTGCAGCAGATTGCCCAGAACGAGTGGCTGATGGAGGGTAGCTGTGAGGAGACGCCCGAAAATCAACCACTGGTGAGCCGCGAGCAGGTTAGCGAGGATGACCACTCGTTGATTATTCAGAAGATGATCAATGGCAAAATAGCAACCAAAGAGGAAATATTAGA GGCTTTAGATCGTAACGAGTACAACCACATAACGGCGACCTATTTCTTGCTGGCGGAGCGAAAGCTACGTGCTCACCGGCAGGAGGAAGcgcaaaaacggaaaccggaGCTTACGTTACCGGTTTCCAATTCCGCACG AGTATCAAACTTCAAGAAAACCGATaccgaggatgaggacgatgacaCGCAGAACAGTGCATTGCTTTCGTCGCGGTTGGGGATGCATTTGAGCGTGCCTCGAACACCGGGTACTGATGCTGGTCAG ACGGGTCGGAGCAGAAAATGCTCGAtcgtgcaggaggaggaggacgatgaagacgatgttCACTGTGCGGGTCACGAGGAGCTATCAACGCCACTCAATCGAAGAGGATCTCGATCGGAGGGACGTCTCAATGTGACCGTACAGGATCGGATAGCAGAATCGGAGCGGCTGAAGCTGGAGGCGAAAAAGTATCAACAGCTGGAACAATCGAAGCTAAGCTCCGATGGCGACGAAGGCCCATCAGCAGACGAACTGGATGGCAGTAGTGGTCATCACGCTCATCATCAAATAACGTCATCTCCGTTGCTTGGAGGAATCGGTAATGTTACGCTCATTACGAGTGAAAACAGTAGCACCAAGGATCGACTGGGTATTGCGGGCGGTGGCCTTCACCGGAAACCGATGCCCGAGTTGAAGCGTAGCGTAGTAGCGGCAGGCAGCATAGATTCGAAGAAGGCGTCCATACTAAAACCGACGCTTGTTAAAATCACCGACGGTCCCGGTGTCCGGTCCGGATCGTTCGATCAGTGTATGCGAAATCTGTCCTGCGGCGGTGGTGAACTGGTAACTACGAAGATCATTACCGACAGTTCCACTATAACGATACCCATTCCGACGCTTAACATTGTGACGGCATCGACGATACCGAAGTACAAAACAATGCCATCGCCGACGCGCTCGAACGCCATCCTTACCTCGACGACGAACTGTTTGAACGAGATCTTCGAGGAGGGTACGGACGTTGGTAGTTCAGCGGACAGTGCAAGCACAACACCCCGCCCGCTGGTGCGCAGTCAACAATTCCGTCAAGCAGCAGCTAATGGaggaggtgctgctgcggacGGCGGCACCGCAACAAACATCACTATCAGCGGCACGACATGCACCGGAAGTGGAAGTAACGTGCATCGACGCAGTAGGTTTAACAAATCGCGTACGGCCTCGTGCAGCAGCTCGGATGCATCGGACGATGATTCGGAGAATCGGAAGAAGCGGGCCCATAAGATCGTGGATGCTAATGGAGGCAAACCGCTAACGCAGCGGCGCGATTCACATGACGACTCGAGCGACTCGCAGGATCCGGGTAGTAATGCAGCGGCAGGTGCGGGAGGTACCGCTAACCGGGTGGCCCAGTTCAAGAATGGAAGCGGCATTAACGGCGGAACGGAGAGAAACGGTGGCGAAAGTAGTGGTGGTCGTAcaggaagtggtggtggatccGGCGGGGGAAGTGGTAGTGGAGGTAGTGGAGCTCAGTCATCGCTGGCGGATGGAAATTCGGGCGCCCGTAGCCAGAAAggactgcaacagcaacagtcggTTGACTTTAGGCGCCACCGAGGACGCAGACGGCCCGTCGAGACTCGATTACGCGAAAGTCAATCTCTGAACCGAATCACGGAGGTGCAAGAATCGGAAGTAAGCCATTCGGTAGCTCAGCAACTCGCAAACTGTAGTGCAGTAGTAGCGACACCGGTGGTTGCACTCGTGTCCTCGGCAAATACCGCTATCACGAACAATACGGCAACAACAGTCGACGAGAGTAACGATGCTGAGCGGTCCTGTGATAAAGTGGAAGTGATTACAGAGAAGGTTTCCCAAGCGATTACCACTCTGGGTGCTACTGACACTGGAAAAGAGCTAACAAGCGAAGCGAGTGACGGTGCTAGCAGTACGATCGTGAAAAGCCCCCAAGCGAAGCAGCATACGAAACCAAAAGGATTCAGCGCAAGGATATTCCATACGTTCAAGAAACAATCGGCAGCGGCGGTCCCTTCTGCCAATGCTACCAACAGCACTACCAATAGCAAAATGGCCAGTAATCCATTGAATGAGGCACCGTCGGCGACATCGGGTGATGAGATTGAGATCGTGGTAGAGTTGGCCAAAGCTCTGAACAATGCAGCCGCCACTGTCGCCGATGGCGCAGCGGGATGTAAGGGCGGAAGTGGCGGCAATaccaaaaagataaaaatccTTGGTCGATACTTCCAG CGGGGTCGACTCTACAAGGCCCAATCCTGTGGTTCGATTGTGCGCGATCGTGTAAACGTGAACCCGAATGGTGGTAGCTCGGGAGcgcacaacaccagcaccgcccGGCATTCCACGATATTTAGCGAGAAGAACCGTATCATCAAAAACTGtctcggtggcagcggtggcagcgctgctggtgttggggTAGGAGGTTCGCGGCATCTCGGCAGTGATAGTGATATTAATCACAACAATGGTGGTAGTCACCATCACAGTAGCGGCTTCCTGGCCGCTCTTACCGCTAACTCTACCTGCGTGTCTTCGACGGATATCTCGAATGGCGGGGATGGGTGTGGTGGTACCATTGGAACGGTTCCCACTTCACTCGGTGCAGATCATTcggcgtcggtcggtgtcgctGCAGCGTCTGTGTTGGCCGGACCAGCCACGACCGTCACACCAGTTCCTATCAAGACGGCATAG
- the LOC125947903 gene encoding serine/threonine-protein kinase par-1 isoform X1, translating into MQRTFGGMSPASRAGVYDGKIAGLYDLEETLGSGHFAVVKLARHVFTGEKVAVKVIEKTKLDEISRAHLFQEVRCMKLVQHPNVVRLYEVIDTQTKLYLILELGDGGDLYDYIMRHEKGLSENVAREYFRQIVRAISYCHQLHVVHRDLKPENVVFFEKLGVVKLTDFGFSNKFCPGQKLETSCGSLAYSAPEILLGDSYDAPAVDVWSLGVILFMLVCGQPPFQEANDSETLTMIMDCKYTMPDHVSDGCRTLISRMLVREPEKRATLQQIAQNEWLMEGSCEETPENQPLVSREQVSEDDHSLIIQKMINGKIATKEEILEALDRNEYNHITATYFLLAERKLRAHRQEEAQKRKPELTLPVSNSARVSNFKKTDTEDEDDDTQNSALLSSRLGMHLSVPRTPGTDAGQTGRSRKCSIVQEEEDDEDDVHCAGHEELSTPLNRRGSRSEGRLNVTVQDRIAESERLKLEAKKYQQLEQSKLSSDGDEGPSADELDGSSGHHAHHQITSSPLLGGIGNVTLITSENSSTKDRLGIAGGGLHRKPMPELKRSVVAAGSIDSKKASILKPTLVKITDGPGVRSGSFDQCMRNLSCGGGELVTTKIITDSSTITIPIPTLNIVTASTIPKYKTMPSPTRSNAILTSTTNCLNEIFEEGTDVGSSADSASTTPRPLVRSQQFRQAAANGGGAAADGGTATNITISGTTCTGSGSNVHRRSRFNKSRTASCSSSDASDDDSENRKKRAHKIVDANGGKPLTQRRDSHDDSSDSQDPGSNAAAGAGGTANRVAQFKNGSGINGGTERNGGESSGGRTGSGGGSGGGSGSGGSGAQSSLADGNSGARSQKGLQQQQSVDFRRHRGRRRPVETRLRESQSLNRITEVQESEVSHSVAQQLANCSAVVATPVVALVSSANTAITNNTATTVDESNDAERSCDKVEVITEKVSQAITTLGATDTGKELTSEASDGASSTIVKSPQAKQHTKPKGFSARIFHTFKKQSAAAVPSANATNSTTNSKMASNPLNEAPSATSGDEIEIVVELAKALNNAAATVADGAAGCKGGSGGNTKKIKILGRYFQVHKKIYVPLSGLFQRGRLYKAQSCGSIVRDRVNVNPNGGSSGAHNTSTARHSTIFSEKNRIIKNCLGGSGGSAAGVGVGGSRHLGSDSDINHNNGGSHHHSSGFLAALTANSTCVSSTDISNGGDGCGGTIGTVPTSLGADHSASVGVAAASVLAGPATTVTPVPIKTA; encoded by the exons atGCAGCGAACATTCGGTGGTATGTCACCGGCCAGCCGGGCTGGTGTGTACGACGGAAAGATCGCGGGTCTGTACGATCTGGAGGAGACACTGGGATCCGGTCACTTTGCCGTGGTCAAGCTTGCGCGCCACGTCTTCACCGGTGAGAAGGTGGCGGTGAAGGTAATCGAGAAAACGAAACTGGATGAGATCTCGCGGGCCCATCTGTTCCAGGAAGTCCG CTGTATGAAACTGGTTCAGCACCCGAACGTCGTGCGGTTGTACGAGGTGATCGACACGCAAACCAAGCTCTACCTTATACTGGAGCTCGGCGATGGGGGCGATCTGTATGACTACATTATGCGCCACGAGAAAGGCCTGTCGGAGAATGTGGCTCGCGAATACTTTCGACAGATAGTGCGCGCTATCTCCTACTGTCATCAGCTACATGTCGTTCACAG GGATTTGAAACCGGAGAATGtggtatttttcgaaaagcTGGGCGTTGTGAAGTTAACCGATTTTGGGTTTAGTAATAAATTCTGTCCGGGCCAAAAGCTGGAGACGTCTTGCGGAAGTTTGGCATATTCGGCCCCAGAGATTCTGCTCGGTGATTCGTACGACGCACCGGCTGTTG ATGTCTGGTCATTGGGTGTGATACTGTTCATGCTGGTCTGTGGACAGCCCCCGTTTCAAGAGGCAAACGACTCCGAGACGCTCACCATGATCATGGACTGTAAATATACGATGCCGGATCACGTTTCAGACGGCTGCCGGAC ACTTATCAGTCGAATGTTGGTACGGGAACCGGAAAAGCGGGCAACGCTGCAGCAGATTGCCCAGAACGAGTGGCTGATGGAGGGTAGCTGTGAGGAGACGCCCGAAAATCAACCACTGGTGAGCCGCGAGCAGGTTAGCGAGGATGACCACTCGTTGATTATTCAGAAGATGATCAATGGCAAAATAGCAACCAAAGAGGAAATATTAGA GGCTTTAGATCGTAACGAGTACAACCACATAACGGCGACCTATTTCTTGCTGGCGGAGCGAAAGCTACGTGCTCACCGGCAGGAGGAAGcgcaaaaacggaaaccggaGCTTACGTTACCGGTTTCCAATTCCGCACG AGTATCAAACTTCAAGAAAACCGATaccgaggatgaggacgatgacaCGCAGAACAGTGCATTGCTTTCGTCGCGGTTGGGGATGCATTTGAGCGTGCCTCGAACACCGGGTACTGATGCTGGTCAG ACGGGTCGGAGCAGAAAATGCTCGAtcgtgcaggaggaggaggacgatgaagacgatgttCACTGTGCGGGTCACGAGGAGCTATCAACGCCACTCAATCGAAGAGGATCTCGATCGGAGGGACGTCTCAATGTGACCGTACAGGATCGGATAGCAGAATCGGAGCGGCTGAAGCTGGAGGCGAAAAAGTATCAACAGCTGGAACAATCGAAGCTAAGCTCCGATGGCGACGAAGGCCCATCAGCAGACGAACTGGATGGCAGTAGTGGTCATCACGCTCATCATCAAATAACGTCATCTCCGTTGCTTGGAGGAATCGGTAATGTTACGCTCATTACGAGTGAAAACAGTAGCACCAAGGATCGACTGGGTATTGCGGGCGGTGGCCTTCACCGGAAACCGATGCCCGAGTTGAAGCGTAGCGTAGTAGCGGCAGGCAGCATAGATTCGAAGAAGGCGTCCATACTAAAACCGACGCTTGTTAAAATCACCGACGGTCCCGGTGTCCGGTCCGGATCGTTCGATCAGTGTATGCGAAATCTGTCCTGCGGCGGTGGTGAACTGGTAACTACGAAGATCATTACCGACAGTTCCACTATAACGATACCCATTCCGACGCTTAACATTGTGACGGCATCGACGATACCGAAGTACAAAACAATGCCATCGCCGACGCGCTCGAACGCCATCCTTACCTCGACGACGAACTGTTTGAACGAGATCTTCGAGGAGGGTACGGACGTTGGTAGTTCAGCGGACAGTGCAAGCACAACACCCCGCCCGCTGGTGCGCAGTCAACAATTCCGTCAAGCAGCAGCTAATGGaggaggtgctgctgcggacGGCGGCACCGCAACAAACATCACTATCAGCGGCACGACATGCACCGGAAGTGGAAGTAACGTGCATCGACGCAGTAGGTTTAACAAATCGCGTACGGCCTCGTGCAGCAGCTCGGATGCATCGGACGATGATTCGGAGAATCGGAAGAAGCGGGCCCATAAGATCGTGGATGCTAATGGAGGCAAACCGCTAACGCAGCGGCGCGATTCACATGACGACTCGAGCGACTCGCAGGATCCGGGTAGTAATGCAGCGGCAGGTGCGGGAGGTACCGCTAACCGGGTGGCCCAGTTCAAGAATGGAAGCGGCATTAACGGCGGAACGGAGAGAAACGGTGGCGAAAGTAGTGGTGGTCGTAcaggaagtggtggtggatccGGCGGGGGAAGTGGTAGTGGAGGTAGTGGAGCTCAGTCATCGCTGGCGGATGGAAATTCGGGCGCCCGTAGCCAGAAAggactgcaacagcaacagtcggTTGACTTTAGGCGCCACCGAGGACGCAGACGGCCCGTCGAGACTCGATTACGCGAAAGTCAATCTCTGAACCGAATCACGGAGGTGCAAGAATCGGAAGTAAGCCATTCGGTAGCTCAGCAACTCGCAAACTGTAGTGCAGTAGTAGCGACACCGGTGGTTGCACTCGTGTCCTCGGCAAATACCGCTATCACGAACAATACGGCAACAACAGTCGACGAGAGTAACGATGCTGAGCGGTCCTGTGATAAAGTGGAAGTGATTACAGAGAAGGTTTCCCAAGCGATTACCACTCTGGGTGCTACTGACACTGGAAAAGAGCTAACAAGCGAAGCGAGTGACGGTGCTAGCAGTACGATCGTGAAAAGCCCCCAAGCGAAGCAGCATACGAAACCAAAAGGATTCAGCGCAAGGATATTCCATACGTTCAAGAAACAATCGGCAGCGGCGGTCCCTTCTGCCAATGCTACCAACAGCACTACCAATAGCAAAATGGCCAGTAATCCATTGAATGAGGCACCGTCGGCGACATCGGGTGATGAGATTGAGATCGTGGTAGAGTTGGCCAAAGCTCTGAACAATGCAGCCGCCACTGTCGCCGATGGCGCAGCGGGATGTAAGGGCGGAAGTGGCGGCAATaccaaaaagataaaaatccTTGGTCGATACTTCCAG GTGCATAAGAAAATTTACGTTCCGCTGTCCGGTCTGTTCCAGCGGGGTCGACTCTACAAGGCCCAATCCTGTGGTTCGATTGTGCGCGATCGTGTAAACGTGAACCCGAATGGTGGTAGCTCGGGAGcgcacaacaccagcaccgcccGGCATTCCACGATATTTAGCGAGAAGAACCGTATCATCAAAAACTGtctcggtggcagcggtggcagcgctgctggtgttggggTAGGAGGTTCGCGGCATCTCGGCAGTGATAGTGATATTAATCACAACAATGGTGGTAGTCACCATCACAGTAGCGGCTTCCTGGCCGCTCTTACCGCTAACTCTACCTGCGTGTCTTCGACGGATATCTCGAATGGCGGGGATGGGTGTGGTGGTACCATTGGAACGGTTCCCACTTCACTCGGTGCAGATCATTcggcgtcggtcggtgtcgctGCAGCGTCTGTGTTGGCCGGACCAGCCACGACCGTCACACCAGTTCCTATCAAGACGGCATAG